CAAAAAACTAACTCGCCAGTACAATCGATCCCGTTCATAGTTTGACATCGGTTGAAATCTCCTTAAAATCTAAGGGAAGTTAGGGGATTTGACCTCAACCTAACTGCCCAAAATTTCTTATTTTTTCAACTTTTCTCCTAAGAGTTGATTGGTCAGTTTAGGGTCAGCCCGTCCGCCCGTTTTCTTCATAATTTGCCCCACAAAAAACCCTTGAAGTTTGGTTTTGCCAGCATGATATTGTTCGAGTTCTTTGGGATTTTCAGCTAACACTTGATCGATAATTTCTTCTAAAGCTTTAGGATCGGATAATTGAATTAATGCTTTGGCTTCCACTAAATCTTTAGGAGAACCTCCTTTTGCCAATAATTCCGGTAATAAATCTTTGGCAATTTTACCACTAATCGTTCCGGCTTCAATTAAAGCAATTAACTCCGCTAATTCTTGAGGTTTGAGGGCAATTTTAGTGATACTGCATTTTTCGTTTTTTAGATAGGCGGTAATATCCCCCATAATCCAGTTTACCGCTTGTTTAATATTAGCACCTGCGGCAATAGTTGCTTCAAAATATTCAGAAACCGGACGATCATCCGTTAAAACACGAGTATCATAGGGGGATAATCCTAATTCTGTTTCATAGCGATGACGTTTGGCAGCCGGAAGTTCAGGTAATTGGGATTGCCAAGTTTTTAATTGTTCAACAGACACTTCAATCGGGGGAAGATCGGGCTCAGGAAAATAGCGATAATCGCTTGATCCTTCCTTCGTTCGCATACTAATCGTTCGTTGACTTCCTTCTTCCCATAAGCGAGTTTCTTGAATAATTTTTTCTCCCGCTTCTATGGCTGCAATTTGCCGTTCTATTTCATGATCAATCGCCCGTTGAATGGCACTAAAAGAGTTCATATTTTTAATTTCAACTTTCGTTCCAAACTCTTTTTGACCCACAGGACGCACGGAAATATTAACATCACAACGCAGAGAACCTTCCTGCATATTGCCATCACTCACGCCTAAATACCGCATAATTCGACGCAATTCTTGGGCGTATTCAGCCGCTTCTTGTCCCGAACGAATATCCGGTTCAGACACAATTTCTACTAAAGCAATTCCCGCCCGATTATAATCAACCATAGAATAGGTTGAACCGGAAAGGCGATCGCTTCCACCATGAACTAATTTTCCCGCATCTTCCTCCATGTGTAAGCGAGTAATG
This DNA window, taken from Planktothrix sp. FACHB-1365, encodes the following:
- the gatB gene encoding Asp-tRNA(Asn)/Glu-tRNA(Gln) amidotransferase subunit GatB, giving the protein MTATAPVTTKYEAIIGLETHCQLSTETKIFSNSSTKFGADPNMNIDPICMGLPGVLPVLNEKVLEYAVKAGLALNCEIAAYSKFDRKQYFYPDLPKNYQISQYDLPIAAKGQLEIEIVEEDGSSRRKIIGITRLHMEEDAGKLVHGGSDRLSGSTYSMVDYNRAGIALVEIVSEPDIRSGQEAAEYAQELRRIMRYLGVSDGNMQEGSLRCDVNISVRPVGQKEFGTKVEIKNMNSFSAIQRAIDHEIERQIAAIEAGEKIIQETRLWEEGSQRTISMRTKEGSSDYRYFPEPDLPPIEVSVEQLKTWQSQLPELPAAKRHRYETELGLSPYDTRVLTDDRPVSEYFEATIAAGANIKQAVNWIMGDITAYLKNEKCSITKIALKPQELAELIALIEAGTISGKIAKDLLPELLAKGGSPKDLVEAKALIQLSDPKALEEIIDQVLAENPKELEQYHAGKTKLQGFFVGQIMKKTGGRADPKLTNQLLGEKLKK